A region of Odocoileus virginianus isolate 20LAN1187 ecotype Illinois chromosome 11, Ovbor_1.2, whole genome shotgun sequence DNA encodes the following proteins:
- the SPEN gene encoding msx2-interacting protein isoform X3 produces MDGEYLGNNRLKLGFGKSMPTNCVWLDGLSSNVSDQYLTRHFCRYGPVVKVVFDRLKGMALVLYNEIEYAQAAVKETKGRKIGGNKIKVDFANRESQLAFYHCMEKSGQDIRDFYEMLVERREERRGSYDYSQDRTYYENVRTPGTYPEDSRRDYPARGREFYSEWETYQGDYYESRYYDDPREYRDYRNDPYEQDIREYSYRQRERERERERFESDRDRDHERRPIERSQSPVHLRRPQSPGASPSQSERLPSDSERRVYSRSSDRSGSCSSLSPPRYDKLDKPRLERYTKNEKTDKERTFDPERVERERRLIRKEKVEKDKTDKQKRKGKVHSPSSQSSETDQENEREQSPEKLRSSNKLSREKADKEGVAKNRLELMPCVVLTRVKEKEGKVIDHAPLEKLKTKLDNDAVKSSALDQKLQTSQTEPAKSELSKLESVRMKVPKERGLSSHIEVVDKEGRPKPRKHLKAEQSADGVSAGDLEKLEARKRRFADSNLKVERQKSDLKKSSPEMEDARVLLKKQPDMSSRDVILLREGESEKKPMRKEILKRESKKLKLDRLNAVPSPKDCQELASISVGTGSRPNSDLQARLREPVGESVENQESQSKKPTPSKPQLKQLELLDDQGPEREDNRKNYCSLRDEPLECKSGQEKPHSVNTEEKIGIDIDHTQSYRKQMEQSRRKQQMEMEIAKSEKFGSPKKDVDEYERRSLVHEVGKPPQDVTDDSPPSKKKRMDHVDFDICTKRERNYRSSRQISEDSERTGGSPSVRLGSFHEDDDPIGSPRVMSIRGSPKVDDKGLPYSHITVREESLKFNPYDSSRREQMADMAKIKLSVLNPEDELNRWDSHMKHDASRFDVSFPNSIIKRDSLRKRSVRDLEPGEVPSDSDDDGEHKSHSPRASALFESSRLSFLLRDREDKLRERDERLSSSLERNKFYSFALDKTITPDTKALLERAKSLSSSREENWSFLDWDSRFANFRNNKDKEKVDSAPRPIPSWYMKKKKIRTDSEGKMDDKKDDHKEEEQERQELFASRFLHSSIFEQDSKRLQHLERKDEESDFVSGRLYGRQTSDGLNNTTDLIQEPVVLFHSRFMELTRMQQKEKEKDQKPKEVEKQEDTEDHPKTPESASENKDPELKTPSSVGPPSVTVVAPESEKTAGEKTGEGPSVAEEKTTEPASVPEEAKPANTDLAPITVEQPEQGDLPPGVDTRKDTAEPPSTVEGGSSVDQLPYLDAKPPTPGASFSQVEISVDPEPNSTQTLSKPTQKPEETDEPQVEKPDLAANVEPNTSQKTEDVPEVPPPATEVVEVDPPVAAKDKKPNKSKRSKTPIQAAAASVVEKPVTRKSERIDREKLKRSNSPRGEAQKLLELKMEAEKITRTASKNSAVDPEHPEPSLPLGRTRRRNVRSVYATMGDHDSRSPVKEPVEQPRVTRKRLERELQEAAVVPTTPRRGRPPKTRRRADEDDETEAKEVETVKPAEGWRSPRSQKVAAGGQQGKRGRNEPKVEPERPEATTEGSPQVNVRENNTKSKADKEEATSEQKRDKKEISTDRNPPETPPVEVVEKKAAPEKNSKSKRGRSRNCRSAVDKSANVKNTEATVSPSVAVGPSELPVEKEAGVVAVSPEKSKSPQREGSVSSQLNSEPAEPDKEPEKEDVSASKQSPEANQLARQMELEQAVENIEKLTETSTPAAFKAAAPDAAEGLSTEDRDKPAHQASETELAAAIGSIINDISGEPENFPAPPPYPAESQTDPPPPEEGMEPETNEAVSGILETEAAAESSRPPGSAPDPSAGPADNKEARGDSSETSHPVPGAKGSKEAEVTLVRKDKGRQKTTRSRRKRNTNKKTGGTTETHVPEPDQVQSKSPASSDGTTVQPSEAPQEEKQDDKPQPTAPESCASDPSKTPSREDLPQESSVEEETPTRAPALPDPAPPLQPAPVHDEPQARFKVHSIIESDPVTPPSDSSMPTPPIPSVTIAKLPLPVAAGGIPHQSPPAKVTEWITRQEEPQAQSTPSPAPPPDTKASDIDTSSSTLRKILMDPKYVSATGVTSTSVTAAIAEPVSAAPCLHEALPPPAESKKPVLEEKTATLVTNTSDTQASEVPVAADKEKVTPVIAPKITSVISRMPVSIDLENSQKITLAKPAPQTLTGLVSALTGLVNVSLVPVNALAGPVNALKGPVKGSVATLKGLVNTPAGPVNVLKGPVNVLTGPVNVLTTPVNAATSVVNAATGTVNATPGTVNTATGAVTVTAGAVTAASGGVTATTTGAVTVAGAVITPSAKCKQRSSSSDNNRFHPGSMSVIDDRPADTGSGAGLRVNTSEGVVLLSYSGQKTEGPQRISAKISQIPPASAMDIEFQQSVSKSQVKPDSVTPSQPPAKGPQAPSGYANVATHSTLVLTAQTYNASPVISSVKADRPSLEKPEPIHLSVSTPVTQGGTVKVLTQGINTPPVLVHNQLVLTPSIVTTNKKLADPVTLKIETKVLQPANLGSTLTPHHPPALPSKLPGEVNHVTSGPSTPTDRTVSHLAATKPDAHSPRPSGPAPSPFPRACHPSSTTSTALSTNATVMLAAGIPVPQFISSIHPEQSVIMPPHSITQTVSLSHLSQGEVRMNTPTLPSITYSIRPETLHSPRAPLQPQQIEVRAPQRAGTPQPAAAGVPALASQHPPEEEVHYHLPVARATAPVQSEVLVMQSEYRLHPYTVPRDVRIMVHPHVTAVSEQPRTADGVGKVPPASKAPQQTGKEATKTADAKAAPAPASHGEARILTVTPSNQLQGLPLTPPVVVTHGVQIVHSSGELFQEYRYGDVRTYHSPAQLTHTQFPATASIGLPSRTKAPAQGPPEGEPLQPTQPTQPTQPLQPVQCAQPAQPAQPSQLSQPSSSKITPVSQEAKGTQTGVEQPRLPNVSANRPAEPHTQVQRAQAETSQTSYPSPVCVSLKPDLPTPLPAQAAPKQPLFVPTSSGPSTPPGLALPHTEAPPTPKQDSSPHLTSQRPVDMVQLLKKYPIVWQGLLALKNDTAAVQLHFVSGNNVLAHRSLPLSEGGPPLRIAQRMRLEASQLEGVARRMTVETDYCLLLALPCGRDQEDVVSQTESLKAAFITYLQAKQAAGIINVPNPGSNQPAYVLQIFPPCEFSESHLSRLAPDLLASISNISPHLMIVIASV; encoded by the exons ATGGATGGGGAATACCTTGGAAATAATCGTCTCAAG CTGGGATTTGGAAAGAGCATGCCTACAAACTGTGTGTGGTTAGACGGGCTTTCTTCAAATGTGTCAGATCAATATTTAACACGACATTTCTGCCGATATGGGCCTGTGGTAAAG gTGGTGTTTGATCGCTTAAAAGGCATGGCCCTGGTTCTTTACAATGAAATTGAATATGCACAAGCAGCTGTAAAAGAGACCAAGGGGAGGAAAATCGGTGGGAATAAAATAAAG gtggattTTGCAAATCGAGAGAGTCAGCTGGCATTTTATCACTGTATGGAAAAATCTGGTCAAGATATTAGAGACTTTTATGAAATGTTAGTAGAAAGAAG AGAAGAACGAAGGGGATCTTATGACTATAGCCAAGATCGTACATATTATGAGAATGTCCGTACTCCAGGCACATATCCTGAGGATTCCAGACGGGACTATCCAGCTCGAGGGAGAGAATTTTATTCAGAATGGGAAACTTACCAAGGAGACTACTATGAATCACGATATTATGATGATCCCCGGGAATATAGGGATTATAGAAATGATCCTTATGAACAAGATATTCGGGAATACAGTTACAGACAAAGGGAACGAGAAAGAGAACGTGAAAGATTTGAGTCTGACCGGGACAGAGACCACGAAAGGAGACCAATTGAACGCAGTCAGAGTCCAGTGCACTTGCGCCGCCCTCAGAGTCCTGGAGCATCTCCCTCACAGTCCGAGAGGCTGCCTAGTGATTCCGAGAGGAGGGTTTACAGCCGCTCCTCAGACCGGAGTGGAAGCTGCAGCTCACTTTCCCCTCCAAGATATGATAAACTTGACAAACCTCGTTTGGAACGCTATacaaaaaatgagaagacagataAAGAACGAACTTTCGATCCTGAGAGAGTGGAAAGAGAGAGACGTTTAATAAGGAAGGAAAAGGTGGAGAAGGACAAAACTGACAAGCAGAAACGAAAAGGAAAAGTTCATTCCCCAAGTTCTCAGTCTTCGGAAACAGaccaagaaaatgagagagaacaaAGCCCTGAAAAGTTGAGGAGTTCTAATAAACTGAGCAGAGAGAAAGCTGACAAAGAAGGAGTAGCCAAAAACCGCTTGGAACTCATGCCTTGTGTGGTTTTGACTCgagtgaaagaaaaagaggggaaggTTATTGATCACGCCCCTTTGGAAAAGCTGAAAACCAAGCTTGATAATGACGCTGTCAAGTCTTCTGCCTTAGATCAGAAACTTCAGACCTCTCAGACAGAGCCTGCAAAATCTGAGTTGTCTAAACTGGAATCTGTTAGAATGAAAGTGCCAAAGGAAAGGGGGCTTTCAAGTCACATAGAAGTGGTAGATAAGGAAGGCCGGCCTAAACCCAGGAAGCACTTAAAAGCAGAGCAGAGTGCTGACGGGGTTAGTGCTGGGGATCTGGAGAAGCTGGAGGCGAGGAAAAGGCGTTTTGCAGATTCCAATTTGAAAGTAGAAAGGCAGAAATCAGACCTCAAGAAAAGTAGTCCAGAGATGGAAGATGCTCGGGTGCTTTTAAAGAAACAGCCTGACATGTCATCTAGAGATGTCATTCTGCTGAGGGAAGGAGAGTCTGAAAAAAAGCCTATGAGGaaagaaattcttaaaagagaatcTAAAAAACTTAAACTAGACAGACTTAATGCTGTTCCCAGCCCCAAAGACTGTCAGGAGCTTGCCAGTATTTCTGTTGGGACTGGCTCAAGGCCCAACTCAGATCTGCAAGCAAGGCTGAGAGAACCAGTAGGTGAATCTGTGGAAAATCAAGAATCCCAGTCAAAAAAACCCACTCCCTCAAAACCACAACTCAAACAGCTGGAGCTATTAGATGATCAAGGACCAGAGAGAGAAGATAATAGGAAAAACTATTGCAGTCTTCGTGATGAACCACTTGAATGTAAATCGGGCCAAGAGAAACCACATTCAgtaaatactgaagaaaaaattGGCATTGATATTGATCACACACAGAGTTACCGAAAACAAATGGAGCAGAGTCGTAGAAAACAGCAGATGGAGATGGAAATAGCCAAGTCTGAGAAGTTTGGCAGTCCTAAAAAAGATGTGGATGAATACGAAAGACGTAGTCTTGTTCACGAGGTAGGCAAACCCCCTCAGGATGTCACCGATGACTCGCCTcccagcaaaaagaaaaggatggaCCATGTTGATTTTGACATCTGCACCAAGAGAGAAAGGAACTACAGAAGTTCACGCCAGATCAGTGAAGATTCTGAAAGGACTGGTGGTTCTCCCAGTGTCCGGCTTGGTTCCTTCCATGAAGATGATGACCCTATTGGTTCTCCTAGGGTAATGTCCATAAGAGGGTCTCCTAAAGTAGATGACAAAGGCCTCCCCTATTCTCATATAACAGTCAGAGAAGAGTCCTTAAAATTTAATCCTTATGATTCAAGCAGGAGAGAACAGATGGCAGACATGGCTAAAATCAAACTATCTGTCTTGAATCCTGAAGATGAACTAAATCGGTGGGATTCTCACATGAAACACGATGCCAGCAGATTTGATGTGAGTTTCCCAAACAGCATAATTAAGAGAGACAGCCTTCGAAAGAGGTCTGTCCGTGACTTGGAACCTGGTGAGGTACCTTCTGATTCTGATGATGATGGTGAACACAAgtctcactcacctagagcctctGCATTATTTGAAAGTTCTCGGTTGTCTTTTTTATTGAGGGACAGAGAAGACAAACTACGTGAGAGGGATGAAAGACTCTCCAGTTCTTTAGAAAGGaacaaattttattcttttgcattggATAAGACAATCACACCGGACACTAAGGCTTTGCTTGAAAGAGCCAAATCCCTTTCTTCCTCGAGAGAAGAAAATTGGTCTTTTCTTGACTGGGACTCCCGATTTGCTAATTTTCGAAacaacaaagataaagaaaaggtaGACTCTGCTCCAAGACCTATTCCATCCTGgtacatgaaaaagaagaaaatccggACTGATTCAGAGGGAAAAATGGACGATAAGAAAGATGACCATAAAGAAGAAGAACAGGAAAGGCAAGAATTATTTGCTTCTCGTTTTTTACACAGCTCAATCTTTGAACAAGATTCCAAGCGACTGCAGCATTTAGAGAGGAAAGATGAAGAATCTGACTTCGTTTCCGGCAGGTTGTATGGGAGGCAGACCTCTGATGGACTGAATAACACAACTGACTTGATTCAAGAGCCGGTAGTTCTTTTCCATAGCAGATTCATGGAACTCACACGAatgcaacagaaagaaaaagaaaaagaccagaaACCCAAAGAGGTCGAGAAACAGGAAGATACAGAGGATCATCCCAAGACCCCAGAATCTGCTTCTGAGAATAAAGACCCAGAACTGAAAACTCCATCTTCAGTTGGACCTCCTAGTGTCACCGTTGTAGCTCCAGAGTCAGAGAAGACAGCTGGTGAAAAGACTGGAGAGGGGCCTTCGGTGGCAGAAGAGAAGACCACTGAGCCAGCCTCTGTCCCGGAAGAAGCAAAACCTGCAAATACAGATCTGGCTCCCATCACTGTGGAACAGCCTGAGCAAGGAGACTTGCCCCCGGGAGTGGACACCAGGAAAGACACTGCCGAGCCTCCTTCCACTGTTGAAGGAGGCTCATCAGTCGATCAGCTGCCTTATCTGGATGCCAAGCCTCCAACTCCTGGGGCCTCATTTTCCCAGGTAGAGATCAGTGTAGATCCTGAGCCTAACAGCACCCAGACACTTTCAAAACCAACTCAGAAGCCTGAAGAAACTGATGAGCCTCAAGTGGAAAAGCCAGACTTGGCTGCTAACGTTGAACCTAACACAAGTCAAAAAACGGAAGATGTTCCTGAGGTTCCGCCTCCAGCTACTGAAGTTGTAGAGGTTGATCCTCCAGTTGCTGCAAAAGataaaaagccaaacaaaagtAAACGTTCCAAGACCCCCATTCAGGCAGCCGCGGCAAGTGTCGTGGAAAAGCCTGTCACCAGGAAGAGTGAGAGGATAGACCGGGAAAAGCTCAAGCGGTCCAATTCTCCCCGGGGAGAAGCACAGAAGCTTTTAGAactgaagatggaggcagagaagaTTACAAGGACTGCTTCTAAAAACTCAGCCGTGGACCCCGAACACCCCGAGCCAAGCTTGCCACTTGGCCGAACCAGGCGCCGGAATGTGAGGAGTGTTTACGCAACCATGGGTGACCATGACAGCCGCTCTCCAGTCAAGGAGCCTGTGGAGCAGCCGCGAGTGACCAGGAAGAGACTGGAGCGGGAGCTGCAGGAGGCCGCGGTGGTTCCCACGACCCCTCGGAGGGGAAGGCCTCCAAAGACTCGCCGTCGGGCCGATGAAGATGACGAGACCGAGGCCAAAGAAGTCGAGACGGTCAAACCAGCTGAGGGCTGGAGATCCCCACGATCCCAGAAAGTAGCTGCTGGTGGTCAACAAGGGAAGAGGGGGAGAAATGAACCCAAAGTTGAGCCTGAACGTCCTGAGGCCACCACTGAGGGGAGTCCCCAAGTGAACgtgagagaaaataatacaaaatccAAGGCTGATAAAGAAGAAGCAACGAGTGAACAGAAACGTGACAAGAAAGAAATTAGCACGGACAGAAATCCGCCCGAAACCCCCCCAGTTGAAGTAGTGGAGAAAAAAGCAGCCCCTGAGAAAAACTCCAAGTCAAAGAGAGGACGATCTCGAAACTGTAGGTCGGCGGTGGACAAATCTGcaaatgtgaaaaacacagaAGCCACCGTGAGTCCCAGCGTGGCTGTGGGCCCTTCAGAGCTGCCGGTGGAGAAGGAGGCTGGGGTCGTGGCAGTTTCCCCCGAGAAGAGCAAGAGTCCCCAGAGGGAGGGGAGTGTATCCTCGCAGTTGAACAGTGAGCCCGCTGAACCAGACAAGGAACCGGAGAAGGAGGATGTGTCTGCCTCCAAGCAGTCCCCAGAAGCAAATCAGTTAGCCCGGCAGATGGAGCTGGAGCAGGCCGTGGAGAACATCGAGAAGCTCACGGAAACCTCCACACCCGCAGCTTTCAAGGCGGCAGCTCCTGATGCCGCAGAGGGCCTCTCTACAGAGGACAGGGACAAGCCTGCACACCAAGCCAGCGAAACAGAGCTGGCCGCGGCCATCGGGTCCATCATCAATGACATTTCTGGGGAGCCAGAAAACTTCCCTGCACCGCCACCTTACCCTGCAGAATCTCAGACAGATCCGCCACCTCCTGAGGAAGGCATGGAGCCTGAGACCAATGAGGCTGTGTCTGGCATCTTGGAAACAGAGGCTGCTGCTGAATCTTCTAGGCCGCCAGGCAGTGCACCTGACCCCTCAGCAGGCCCAGCAGACAACAAGGAAGCCAGAGGAGACAGCAGCGAAACCTCTCACCCAGTGCCGGGAGCCAAGGGGTCAAAAGAAGCAGAAGTCACTCTTGTTCGGAAAGATAAAGGGCGCCAGAAGACTACTCGATCACGCCGCAAACGGAacacaaacaagaaaacaggGGGCACTACAGAGACCCATGTCCCTGAACCCGACCAGGTTCAAAGCAAGAGCCCCGCTTCAAGTGATGGGACGACGGTACAACCCTCAGAAGCTCCACAGGAAGAAAAGCAGGATGACAAGCCCCAGCCCACTGCTCCTGAGTCATGTGCTTCTGACCCAAGCAAGACTCCATCCCGGGAGGATCTGCCTCAAGAAAGCAGCGTGGAGGAAGAGACTCCGACCAGAGCACCTGCGCTCCCAGACCCCGCCCCTCCCTTGCAGCCTGCCCCTGTGCATGATGAGCCTCAAGCCAGATTCAAAGTGCACTCCATCATTGAAAGTGACCCAGTGACCCCGCCCAGTGACTCAAGCATGCCCACCCCACCAATTCCCTCCGTAACGATAGCAAAGCTCCCACTCCCTGTCGCTGCCGGGGGGATCCCACACCAGAGTCCCCCTGCGAAGGTGACAGAGTGGATCACGAGGCAGGAGGAGCCACAGGCGCAGTCCACCCCGTCTCCGGCTCCTCCCCCAGACACCAAGGCCTCTGACATTGACACCAGCTCCAGTACGCTGAGGAAGATCCTCATGGACCCCAAATACGTATCTGCTACGGGTGTCACTTCCACGAGTGTCACAGCTGCCATTGCAGAGCCTGTCAGCGCTGCCCCTTGCCTGCATGAGGCACTGCCCCCTCCAGCTGAATCTAAAAAACCCgttttagaagaaaaaacagCAACTTTGGTAACTAACACCTCTGACACACAGGCCTCAGAGGTTCCAGTAGCTGCTGACAAAGAAAAGGTGACTCCAGTCATTGCTCCTAAAATTACTTCTGTCATTAGCCGGATGCCTGTCAGCATTGATTTGGAGAATTCGCAGAAGATAACTCTGGCGAAACCTGCTCCTCAGACCCTGACGGGCCTGGTGAGCGCCCTGACAGGCCTGGTGAATGTCTCCTTGGTCCCAGTGAATGCACTGGCCGGCCCTGTGAATGCCCTGAAAGGCCCTGTGAAGGGCTCAGTGGCCACGCTGAAAGGCTTGGTGAACACTCCTGCTGGCCCCGTTAACGTCCTGAAGGGACCAGTCAATGTCCTGACAGGGCCCGTGAATGTTCTCACCACTCCAGTGAACGCTGCCACCAGTGTAGTGAACGCTGCTACGGGCACAGTGAATGCCACTCCGGGCACAGTGAACACCGCCACGGGTGCAGTGACGGTCACGGCAGGTGCGGTGACTGCTGCCTCTGGGGGTGTGACAGCCACAACAACGGGCGCTGTGACGGTGGCAGGTGCAGTGATCACACCGTCAGCAAAGTGCAAACAGAGATCCAGCAGCAGTGACAACAATCGGTTCCACCCGGGGTCTATGTCTGTGATTGATGATCGCCCAGCAGACACGGGCTCCGGTGCTGGGCTGCGCGTGAACACTTCTGAAGGGGTTGTGCTCCTGAGCTACTCGGGGCAGAAGACTGAAGGGCCCCAGCGGATCAGCGCCAAGATTAGCCAGATCCCCCCAGCAAGTGCGATGGACATTGAATTTCAACAGTCGGTGTCCAAGTCTCAGGTCAAACCCGATTCTGTCACACCGTCTCAGCCTCCGGCCAAAGGCCCTCAAGCTCCTTCAGGCTATGCAAATGTGGCCACCCATTCTACTCTGGTACTGACTGCACAGACATACAACGCATCTCCTGTGATTTCATCGGTGAAGGCCGACCGTCCGTCCTTGGAGAAGCCCGAGCCGATTCACCTGTCTGTGTCCACACCCGTCACCCAGGGTGGCACAGTGAAGGTCCTCACCCAGGGCATAAACACACCCCCGGTGCTGGTTCACAACCAGTTAGTCCTCACCCCAAGCATAGTCACCACTAACAAAAAGCTTGCTGACCCCGTCACCCTCAAAATAGAGACCAAGGTCCTTCAGCCGGCAAACCTGGGCTCCACTCTTACTCCCCACCACCCTCCTGCTCTGCCCAGCAAACTGCCGGGAGAAGTGAACCATGTCACGTCGGGGCCCAGCACCCCGACAGATCGAACGGTGTCCCATCTGGCAGCCACCAAGCCAGATGCGCATTCACCTCGACCCAGTGGGCCCGCTCCAAGCCCGTTCCCACGGGCGTGCCACCCCAGCAGCACCACATCCACTGCGCTGTCCACGAATGCCACGGTCATGCTGGCAGCAGGCATTCCTGTGCCCCAGTTCATCTCCAGCATCCACCCAGAGCAGTCTGTCATCATGCCACCACACAGCATCACCCAGACTGTGTCCCTCAGCCACCTGTCTCAGGGCGAGGTGAGGATGAACACGCCCACGCTGCCCAGCATCACCTACAGCATCCGGCCCGAGACACTCCATTCTCCACGGGCCCCCCTGCAGCCGCAGCAGATAGAAGTCCGGGCCCCGCAGCGCGCCGGCACCCCCCAGCCAGCTGCAGCTGGGGTCCCCGCCCTGGCCTCCCAGCACCCTCCAGAGGAGGAAGTGCACTACCACCTGCCTGTGGCTCGAGCCACAGCCCCCGTGCAGTCGGAGGTGCTGGTCATGCAGTCTGAGTACCGGCTGCACCCATACACCGTGCCCCGGGATGTGAGGATCATGGTGCATCCTCACGTGACGGCCGTCAGCGAGCAGCCCCGGACAGCAGACGGGGTCGGGAAGGTGCCACCAGCCAGCAAGGCCCCTCAGCAGACAGGGAAAGAAGCCACTAAGACGGCAGATGCCAaagctgcccctgcccctgcctctcaTGGGGAGGCCCGCATCCTCACAGTCACCCCCAGCAACCAGCTCCAGGGCCTGCCTCTGACCCCACCGGTGGTGGTGACCCACGGGGTGCAGATTGTGCACTCAAGCGGGGAGCTCTTCCAGGAGTACCGGTACGGAGACGTCCGCACCTACCACAGCCCGGcccagctcacacacacacagttccctGCCACGGCCTCCATCGGCCTGCCTTCCCGGACCAAGGCTCCCGCCCAG GGCCCCCCTGAAGGTGAGCCCTTACAGCCCACTCAGCCTACTCAGCCCACGCAGCCCCTCCAGCCTGTGCAGTGCGCACAGCCGGCCCAGCCTGCACAGCCCTCCCAGCTCAGCCAGCCTTCAAGCAGCAAGATAACTCCGGTGTCCCAGGAAGCCAAGGGCACCCAGACAGGAGTTGAGCAGCCGCGCCTCCCCAACGTCTCTGCCAACAGGCCGGCTGAGCCTCATACCCAGGTCCAGAGGGCGCAGGCAGAGACGAGCCAGACCTCCTATCCCTCCCCTGTGTGTGTCTCCTTGAAGCCTGACCTCCCGACTCCTCTTCCTGCTCAGGCTGCCCCAAAGCAGCCGCTGTTTGTCCCTACTTCCTCAGGCCCCAGCACCCCTCCAGGACTGGCTCTACCCCATACTgaagccccacccacccccaaacaAGATTCCTCTCCACACTTGACTTCCCAGAGGCCTGTGGATATGGTGCAGCTTCTGAAG AAGTACCCCATCGTGTGGCAGGGCCTCCTGGCCCTGAAGAACGACACAGCTGCTGTGCAGCTCCACTTCGTCTCTGGCAACAATGTCCTGGCCCATCggtccctgcccctctctgaaGGAGGGCCCCCCTTGAGGATTGCCCAGAGGATGCGGCTGGAGGCCTCCCAGCTGGAAGGGGTTGCCCGAAGGATGACG GTGGAAACAGATTACTGTCTGCTGCTGGCTCTGCCCTGTGGCCGCGACCAAGAGGACGTCGTAAGCCAAACAGAGTCACTCAAGGCTGCGTTCATCACATATCTGCAGGCCAAGCAGGCGGCAGGGATCATCAATGTTCCCAACCCCGGCTCCAATCAG CCCGCCTACGTGCTGCAGATCTTCCCGCCCTGCGAGTTCTCTGAGAGTCACCTGTCCCGGCTGGCCCCTGACCTCCTGGCCAGCATCTCCAACATTTCTCCCCACCTCATGATTGTCATTGCCTCTGTGTGA